Proteins from a genomic interval of Alteromonas macleodii ATCC 27126:
- a CDS encoding DUF11 domain-containing protein, whose translation MMISSMASAMTLSVTKTTDKASTGGYVYHKIIISNDSSSTKSDVTLYVNVGENTFFRNPLPSISGGCSGVCDYTETARWEFGDLAPGAFKVVTLPVYSSNLSTGDERTLTTSVTYSGQSNTLEVLKPSTINNSPSVALHVAANSQVVSANENVDFEISYGNVGNTGIASPSMEVNIPAGMSFVSASHNGTVSNNKIVWTLPALNPDIGNKYLFTLKSPVRLQMAKWMK comes from the coding sequence ATGATGATATCGTCAATGGCAAGTGCCATGACATTAAGCGTTACAAAAACAACTGACAAAGCTTCAACAGGTGGTTACGTCTACCACAAGATAATTATTTCAAATGATTCAAGCTCTACAAAAAGTGACGTTACTCTTTACGTAAACGTTGGCGAAAACACATTTTTTAGGAATCCATTACCCTCGATATCTGGCGGGTGTAGCGGCGTTTGTGATTACACAGAAACTGCTAGATGGGAATTTGGTGACTTAGCCCCAGGCGCTTTTAAAGTGGTCACGCTCCCTGTTTACTCTTCTAACCTATCAACTGGCGACGAACGCACGTTAACAACCAGTGTAACGTATTCAGGGCAGTCCAATACGCTCGAAGTGCTAAAACCTTCAACAATCAACAACTCTCCATCTGTCGCACTGCACGTCGCTGCCAATTCACAAGTTGTATCTGCCAACGAGAATGTGGATTTTGAGATCTCCTATGGAAATGTGGGTAACACGGGCATCGCCTCACCTTCGATGGAAGTGAATATTCCTGCTGGAATGAGTTTTGTGTCTGCCTCTCATAACGGCACGGTTTCCAACAATAAAATCGTATGGACCTTACCTGCATTGAACCCAGATATTGGTAACAAGTATCTATTTACTTTGAAAAGTCCGGTTCGTCTTCAAATGGCAAAGTGGATGAAGTAA